Proteins encoded within one genomic window of Microbacterium sp. LKL04:
- a CDS encoding alpha/beta fold hydrolase: protein MPSPVTLPRLSWGDPHSDRRALLVHGVGSSGALMWRYAVALADAGWRVDAVDLRGHGTAPRGLDYTIDAYAVDLTHTQPADDAPWDLVLGHSLGGAAATVAAASTPSWTRHLVLVDPAIHLADVDRDAVRASQEQAFADTSVGAVRAAHPEWLELDIELKAIAAQQASRYAVEQTGLQNTPWDVREAASRLTVPTHVIAGDPAVYSIFTGDLAAEVLQNPRVSMSVVPGTGHSPHRDAPDAAAQALLDATRTWGLPS, encoded by the coding sequence ATGCCGTCACCCGTCACCCTCCCCCGCCTGAGCTGGGGAGATCCCCACAGCGACCGCCGGGCGCTCCTCGTCCACGGCGTCGGGTCGAGCGGAGCGCTCATGTGGCGTTACGCCGTCGCCCTCGCCGACGCCGGCTGGCGTGTCGACGCCGTCGACCTGCGCGGCCACGGCACCGCTCCGCGCGGCCTGGACTACACGATCGACGCGTACGCGGTCGACCTCACCCACACGCAGCCCGCCGACGACGCGCCGTGGGATCTCGTCCTCGGCCACTCGCTCGGCGGCGCGGCCGCGACCGTGGCCGCCGCATCCACCCCCTCGTGGACGCGCCATCTCGTCCTCGTCGATCCTGCGATCCACCTCGCGGACGTCGATCGTGACGCCGTCCGCGCCAGCCAGGAGCAGGCGTTCGCCGACACCTCGGTCGGCGCGGTCCGAGCCGCGCACCCCGAATGGCTCGAGCTGGATATCGAGCTGAAGGCGATCGCCGCCCAGCAGGCGAGCCGCTACGCCGTCGAGCAGACGGGACTGCAGAACACGCCGTGGGACGTGCGGGAGGCGGCATCCCGTCTCACCGTCCCCACCCACGTCATCGCGGGCGACCCGGCCGTCTACTCGATCTTCACGGGCGACCTCGCCGCCGAGGTGCTGCAGAATCCCCGGGTGTCGATGTCCGTCGTGCCGGGCACGGGGCATTCGCCGCACCGCGACGCTCCGGATGCCGCGGCCCAGGCGCTCCTCGACGCGACCCGGACGTGGGGGTTGCCGTCATGA
- a CDS encoding acyl-CoA dehydrogenase family protein, which yields MTFDPAAHLPDDLLARIRSRAAAVDADNRFPDEDLAELRDAGYLAILVPTELGGAGLGLREASVLQQRLAGAAPATALAINMHLVWTGVAKVMSDRGDDALRFVQEGAVRGEVFAFGISEAGNDLVLFGSDTDAAPRPDGSYAFTGTKIFTSLAPVWTHLGLHGLDTSDPDDPRLVFAFVPRSDAVVTRDDWDTLGMRGTQSRTTELHGAVAPADRIVRRLPVGPSPDPLVFGIFSAFEILLASVYTGIARRALDLAVETARSRTSKKTGRTYSQDPDIRWRVADMALAYDALPVQVETLAADVDGLADHGAMWFPKLSAIKHRAATTAKQVVDEAMLVAGGSSFFTRNELSRLYRDVLAGMFHPSDPESVRSALANAWLGPVEP from the coding sequence ATGACGTTCGATCCCGCCGCGCACCTGCCGGATGACCTGCTCGCGCGCATCCGCTCCCGCGCTGCCGCCGTCGACGCCGATAACCGCTTCCCGGACGAGGATCTCGCCGAGCTCCGCGACGCCGGCTACCTCGCGATCCTCGTGCCGACCGAGCTCGGCGGGGCGGGGCTCGGGCTCCGCGAGGCATCCGTCCTGCAGCAGCGGCTCGCCGGCGCCGCTCCCGCGACGGCCCTCGCGATCAACATGCACCTCGTCTGGACCGGCGTCGCGAAGGTGATGTCGGACCGCGGCGACGACGCGCTCCGCTTCGTGCAGGAGGGCGCCGTCCGCGGCGAGGTTTTCGCGTTCGGGATCAGCGAAGCGGGCAACGACCTCGTGTTGTTCGGCAGTGACACGGATGCCGCGCCCCGCCCCGACGGCTCGTACGCCTTCACGGGCACCAAGATCTTCACCTCGCTCGCACCGGTGTGGACGCACCTGGGGCTCCACGGCCTCGACACGTCCGACCCCGACGACCCGCGACTCGTGTTCGCGTTCGTCCCTCGGAGCGACGCCGTCGTCACCCGCGACGACTGGGACACCCTCGGCATGCGCGGCACGCAGTCCCGGACGACCGAGCTGCACGGCGCCGTCGCCCCGGCGGACCGGATCGTCCGCCGGCTGCCGGTCGGGCCGAGCCCCGACCCGCTCGTCTTCGGGATCTTCAGCGCCTTCGAGATCCTGCTGGCGTCCGTATACACGGGCATCGCGCGTCGCGCGCTCGACCTGGCCGTCGAGACCGCCCGCTCGCGCACGTCGAAGAAGACGGGTCGCACCTACAGCCAGGATCCCGACATCCGCTGGCGGGTGGCCGACATGGCGCTCGCGTACGACGCCCTCCCGGTGCAGGTCGAGACCCTCGCCGCCGACGTCGACGGTCTCGCGGACCACGGCGCGATGTGGTTCCCGAAGCTCTCCGCGATCAAGCACCGCGCCGCGACGACGGCGAAGCAGGTCGTCGACGAGGCGATGCTCGTCGCGGGCGGGTCGTCTTTCTTCACCCGCAACGAGCTGAGCCGGCTGTACCGCGACGTGCTCGCCGGGATGTTCCACCCCTCCGACCCGGAGTCGGTTCGCAGCGCTCTCGCGAACGCGTGGCTGGGGCCGGTCGAACCGTGA
- a CDS encoding arginase family protein has translation MALSVDPLWPRAGDWPAPKGRVDAAILGLPAFRTSLSPTGAHATPTAVREALRRFSPTLLGPPPVDLNDALRIADAGDVDDPDGPEGEARVRERVRALRADAGLVIALGGDNSVTYATAQGADVSGLITLDAHFDLRDGVSNGSPVRRLVEDGLDPRRIVQIGIADFANSVAYAQRAADLGITVITLDEVRRRGAEDVMIQALAVAGAAGDVHLDIDVDVCDRSVAPGCPASVPGGLEAWELRALVRAATGDRRIVSADVVEVDATADAADGRTVRLAALCVLELLAGRALA, from the coding sequence ATGGCGCTCTCCGTTGATCCGCTCTGGCCGCGCGCCGGCGACTGGCCCGCACCGAAGGGACGAGTGGATGCCGCGATCCTCGGCCTCCCTGCCTTCCGCACGTCGCTGTCGCCCACCGGTGCGCACGCGACGCCGACCGCGGTCCGCGAGGCGTTGCGCCGGTTCAGCCCGACGCTGCTCGGCCCTCCCCCGGTCGACCTGAACGACGCGCTCCGGATCGCGGATGCCGGTGACGTCGACGACCCCGACGGGCCCGAAGGCGAGGCCCGGGTGCGCGAGCGGGTCCGCGCACTGCGTGCCGACGCGGGCCTCGTGATCGCGCTCGGCGGCGACAACTCGGTGACGTATGCGACCGCGCAGGGCGCGGACGTCTCGGGCCTCATCACCCTCGACGCGCACTTCGACCTGCGCGACGGCGTCTCCAACGGCTCCCCTGTCCGCCGCCTCGTCGAGGACGGTCTCGACCCCCGTCGGATCGTTCAGATCGGGATCGCCGACTTCGCCAACTCCGTCGCGTACGCGCAGCGCGCCGCGGACCTCGGCATCACCGTCATCACGCTCGACGAGGTCCGCCGCCGCGGCGCCGAGGACGTCATGATCCAGGCTCTGGCCGTCGCCGGAGCCGCGGGCGACGTGCACCTCGACATCGATGTGGACGTGTGCGACCGCTCCGTCGCGCCGGGGTGCCCGGCATCCGTCCCCGGCGGACTCGAGGCGTGGGAGCTCCGCGCCCTCGTTCGCGCGGCGACCGGCGACCGGCGCATCGTGAGCGCCGACGTCGTCGAGGTCGACGCGACGGCGGATGCCGCAGACGGCCGCACCGTCAGACTCGCCGCGCTCTGCGTCCTCGAACTCCTCGCCGGAAGGGCACTCGCATGA
- a CDS encoding SixA phosphatase family protein, with amino-acid sequence MITLILVRHAKSDWGTGQDDHERPLNDRGRRDAPVMARRLAATGVRPARILSSTAVRARTTAQAFAGALGLEVETDEGLYGAPGSRLLATAAASGVTDVLVVAHDPGMTVLAEQLSDGGIGEMPTCAVATFTWDTDDWDVATSVPPARWSVDTPRDVSAD; translated from the coding sequence ATGATCACCCTCATCCTCGTCCGTCACGCAAAGAGCGACTGGGGCACCGGCCAGGACGACCACGAACGCCCGCTGAACGACCGCGGCAGGCGGGACGCGCCCGTGATGGCGCGACGCCTCGCCGCGACCGGCGTACGCCCCGCGCGCATCCTGTCGTCGACGGCCGTGCGGGCCCGGACGACGGCGCAGGCCTTCGCCGGCGCGCTCGGACTCGAGGTCGAGACCGATGAGGGCTTGTACGGTGCTCCCGGGTCGCGTCTGCTCGCGACGGCCGCGGCGAGCGGCGTGACCGATGTCCTCGTCGTCGCCCACGATCCAGGGATGACGGTGCTCGCCGAGCAGCTGTCGGACGGCGGCATCGGCGAGATGCCGACGTGCGCGGTGGCCACGTTCACCTGGGACACGGACGACTGGGACGTCGCGACGTCCGTGCCGCCGGCTCGGTGGAGCGTCGACACCCCGCGGGACGTCAGCGCGGACTGA
- a CDS encoding DUF445 domain-containing protein — MARIPYDSLSTADQQRYRGLRTMKAVALGALLFMAIVFVIAFILEKDLSGWGYVRAAAEGGMVGALADWFAVTALFRHPLGIPIPHTAIIPRRKDEIGRTLGEFVETNFLEGGVVRQKLESTNIARTAGTWLQDPAHAKTVAAEASTMASGILTALSDDEVQDLISDLAHEHLLSPSWGPSLGTWLSRVVDADAHRGAVDLGVDSIARWLDANREAFDGLVSRRLPSWVPSVAMRLVDDTVYHEATKFVAAVQRDPEHPARKALDQYLERLADNLQHDPETIGRLEGAKSAVFDSPRVRALAADAWNTAKAGLLRSLADEESPLRRRVTAALGDLGDRLATDTALQERVDKRIADAAVFLVDRYRHDIASIITDTVERWDADETSQKIELQVGRDLQYIRLNGTIVGALAGLAIFTVAHLLLP; from the coding sequence ATGGCCCGCATCCCGTACGACTCGCTGAGCACCGCTGACCAGCAGAGGTATCGCGGGCTCCGCACGATGAAGGCGGTCGCCCTCGGCGCCCTGCTGTTCATGGCGATCGTCTTCGTCATCGCGTTCATCCTCGAGAAGGACCTCTCGGGCTGGGGCTACGTGCGCGCGGCGGCCGAGGGCGGCATGGTCGGCGCCCTCGCGGACTGGTTCGCGGTGACGGCGCTGTTCCGGCACCCCCTCGGCATCCCGATCCCCCACACCGCGATCATCCCGCGCCGCAAGGACGAGATCGGACGCACCCTCGGCGAATTCGTCGAGACGAACTTCCTCGAGGGCGGTGTCGTCCGCCAGAAGCTCGAGTCCACCAACATCGCCCGCACCGCAGGCACGTGGCTGCAGGATCCGGCTCACGCGAAGACGGTCGCGGCCGAGGCCTCGACGATGGCCTCCGGCATCCTCACCGCCCTCAGCGACGACGAGGTGCAGGACCTCATCAGCGACCTCGCGCACGAGCACCTGCTCTCACCCTCGTGGGGTCCTTCGCTCGGCACCTGGCTGTCGCGGGTGGTGGACGCCGATGCCCACCGCGGCGCGGTCGACCTGGGCGTCGACAGCATCGCCCGCTGGCTCGACGCGAACCGCGAGGCGTTCGACGGACTCGTCTCACGACGCCTGCCGTCGTGGGTGCCGTCGGTCGCCATGCGCCTCGTCGACGACACCGTCTATCACGAGGCCACGAAGTTCGTCGCGGCCGTGCAGCGCGACCCGGAGCACCCGGCCCGGAAGGCGCTCGACCAGTATCTCGAGCGCCTCGCCGACAACCTGCAGCACGACCCCGAGACCATCGGCCGCCTCGAGGGCGCGAAGAGCGCGGTCTTCGACAGCCCGCGCGTCCGGGCGCTCGCCGCCGACGCCTGGAACACCGCGAAGGCGGGCCTCCTGCGCTCGCTCGCCGACGAGGAGAGCCCGCTCCGCCGACGCGTCACCGCCGCCCTCGGCGACCTGGGCGACCGGCTCGCGACCGACACCGCGCTGCAGGAGCGCGTCGACAAGCGCATCGCGGACGCCGCTGTCTTCCTCGTCGACCGCTACCGCCACGACATCGCGTCGATCATCACCGACACCGTCGAGCGGTGGGACGCCGATGAGACGAGCCAGAAGATCGAGCTGCAGGTCGGCCGGGACCTGCAGTACATCCGCCTGAACGGCACGATCGTCGGCGCCCTCGCGGGACTCGCGATCTTCACCGTCGCCCACCTGCTGCTGCCCTGA